Proteins encoded in a region of the Anopheles aquasalis chromosome 2, idAnoAquaMG_Q_19, whole genome shotgun sequence genome:
- the LOC126572705 gene encoding innexin shaking-B isoform X1, which translates to MFSDCDNRKSFKSFRSASLVSSLLDGGGGGGSTKIHPLDPSITLEFESTDAPDRGGIHDSSKLLHMGRASSSRSSIDSRRGLQHKRSFSKKVKTNLAEGVPSYFRKNQGGPTQRAPINSPSSSNMEFLRGVYAFMQVSRSSINHVKTDSSIFRLHTNATVILLVTFSIAVTTRQYVGNPIDCVHTRDIPEDVLNTYCWIHSTYTVVDAFMKKQGQEVPFPGVDNSQRSGALTIRHTKYYQWVAFTLFFQAILFYTPRWLWKSWEGGKIHALMMDLDIGICSEIEKKQKKKLLLDYLWDNLRYHNWWAYRYYVCEFLSLCNVIGQMFLMNKFFDGEFMTFGLDVITHMEADQEDRMDPMIYIFPRMTKCTFYKYGVSGEVERHDAICILPLNVVNEKIYIFLWFWFIILTILTTLTMFYRIIIIFSPRMRVYLLRLRFRLVRRDAIEIIVRRSKMGDWFLLYRLGENLDSIIFRDVMQDLANRLHNNQHHRVPGMKDVDKIEYGFGVNLF; encoded by the exons ATGTTCAGTGATTGTGATAATCGTAAGAGTTTTAAATCATTTCGGAGTGCCTCGCTAGTGAGCTCGTTactcgacggtggtggcggtggcggatcGACAAAGATACACCCGCTGGATCCCAGTATCACCCTTGAGTTTGAATCAACCGATGCTCCTGACCGCGGGGGCATTCATGATTCCTCCAAACTGCTACACATGGGCAGAGCTAGTTCCAGCCGAAGCTCGATTGACTCTAGGAGAGGATTACAACACAAGAG ATCATTTTCAAAGAAAGTCAAAACAAATCTAGCTGAAGGAGTGCCATCCTATTTTAGAAAGAACCAGGGGGGGCCAACGCAGAGAGCCCCCATAAATTCACCTTCTAGTAGTAATATGGAGTTTTTAAGAGGCGTTTATGCATTTATGCAAGTGAGTAGGTCATCG ATAAACCATGTAAAGACAGATTCTTCAATCTTTCGACTACACACCAATGCCACGGTTATCCTCTTGGTAACGttttcgatcgcagttacAACAAGACAGTACGTCGGTAACCCAATAGACTGTGTACACACGCG AGATATTCCAGAGGACGTCTTGAATACCTACTGCTGGATCCACTCAACCTACACCGTGGTAGATGCATTTATGAAAAAGCAGGGCCAGGAAGTGCCATTTCCTGGGGTCGACAATTCACAACGAAGTGGTGCGTTAACGATAAGGCACACTAAATACTACCAATGGGTAGCGTTTACGCTGTTTTTTCAG GCCATACTTTTTTATACACCGAGATGGCTCTGGAAGTCGTGGGAAGGAGGCAAAATCCATGCGCTTATGATGGACTTAGACATAGGCATCTGttccgaaatcgaaaaaaagcaaaagaaaaagctgCTTCTTGACTACCTTTGGGACAACTTAAG GTATCACAATTGGTGGGCTTACAGATACTATGTTTGCGAGTTTTTATCACTTTGTAATGTGATAG GCCAAATGTTTCTAATGAACAAATTCTTCGACGGTGAATTCATGACGTTTGGGCTGGACGTAATAACGCACATGGAGGCTGACCAGGAAGATCGGATGGATCCGATGATCTACATTTTCCCGAGAATGACCAAATGTACATTCTACAAATATGGTGTCAGCGGCGAG GTTGAGCGACACGATGCCATATGTATTCTGCCACTGAATGTTGTAAACGAAAAAATCTACATTTTTCTGTGGTTTTGGTTCATTATTTTAACGATACTAACCACGTTAACGATGTTTTAtcgaattattattattttctcaCCACGAATGCGAGTTTATTTATTGCGATTAAGGTTTAG GTTAGTTCGTCGAGACGCTATTGAAATCATAGTAAGACGTTCTAAAATGGGCGATTGGTTTTTATTATATAGATTAGGAGAAAATTTAGATAGTATTATATTTCGTGATGTTATGCAAGATTTAGCGAATCGTCTACATAATAACCAACACCATCGTGTACCTGGTATGAAAG ATGTCGACAAAATTGAGTACGGCTTCGGAGtgaatttgttttga
- the LOC126572705 gene encoding innexin shaking-B isoform X2, which translates to MFSDCDNRKSFKSFRSASLVSSLLDGGGGGGSTKIHPLDPSITLEFESTDAPDRGGIHDSSKLLHMGRASSSRSSIDSRRGLQHKRSFSKKVKTNLAEGVPSYFRKNQGGPTQRAPINSPSSSNMEFLRGVYAFMQVSRSSINHVKTDSSIFRLHTNATVILLVTFSIAVTTRQYVGNPIDCVHTRDIPEDVLNTYCWIHSTYTVVDAFMKKQGQEVPFPGVDNSQRSGALTIRHTKYYQWVAFTLFFQAILFYTPRWLWKSWEGGKIHALMMDLDIGICSEIEKKQKKKLLLDYLWDNLRYHNWWAYRYYVCEFLSLCNVIGQMFLMNKFFDGEFMTFGLDVITHMEADQEDRMDPMIYIFPRMTKCTFYKYGVSGEVERHDAICILPLNVVNEKIYIFLWFWFIILTILTTLTMFYRIIIIFSPRMRVYLLRLRFRLVRRDAIEIIVRRSKMGDWFLLYRLGENLDSIIFRDVMQDLANRLHNNQHHRVPDVDKIEYGFGVNLF; encoded by the exons ATGTTCAGTGATTGTGATAATCGTAAGAGTTTTAAATCATTTCGGAGTGCCTCGCTAGTGAGCTCGTTactcgacggtggtggcggtggcggatcGACAAAGATACACCCGCTGGATCCCAGTATCACCCTTGAGTTTGAATCAACCGATGCTCCTGACCGCGGGGGCATTCATGATTCCTCCAAACTGCTACACATGGGCAGAGCTAGTTCCAGCCGAAGCTCGATTGACTCTAGGAGAGGATTACAACACAAGAG ATCATTTTCAAAGAAAGTCAAAACAAATCTAGCTGAAGGAGTGCCATCCTATTTTAGAAAGAACCAGGGGGGGCCAACGCAGAGAGCCCCCATAAATTCACCTTCTAGTAGTAATATGGAGTTTTTAAGAGGCGTTTATGCATTTATGCAAGTGAGTAGGTCATCG ATAAACCATGTAAAGACAGATTCTTCAATCTTTCGACTACACACCAATGCCACGGTTATCCTCTTGGTAACGttttcgatcgcagttacAACAAGACAGTACGTCGGTAACCCAATAGACTGTGTACACACGCG AGATATTCCAGAGGACGTCTTGAATACCTACTGCTGGATCCACTCAACCTACACCGTGGTAGATGCATTTATGAAAAAGCAGGGCCAGGAAGTGCCATTTCCTGGGGTCGACAATTCACAACGAAGTGGTGCGTTAACGATAAGGCACACTAAATACTACCAATGGGTAGCGTTTACGCTGTTTTTTCAG GCCATACTTTTTTATACACCGAGATGGCTCTGGAAGTCGTGGGAAGGAGGCAAAATCCATGCGCTTATGATGGACTTAGACATAGGCATCTGttccgaaatcgaaaaaaagcaaaagaaaaagctgCTTCTTGACTACCTTTGGGACAACTTAAG GTATCACAATTGGTGGGCTTACAGATACTATGTTTGCGAGTTTTTATCACTTTGTAATGTGATAG GCCAAATGTTTCTAATGAACAAATTCTTCGACGGTGAATTCATGACGTTTGGGCTGGACGTAATAACGCACATGGAGGCTGACCAGGAAGATCGGATGGATCCGATGATCTACATTTTCCCGAGAATGACCAAATGTACATTCTACAAATATGGTGTCAGCGGCGAG GTTGAGCGACACGATGCCATATGTATTCTGCCACTGAATGTTGTAAACGAAAAAATCTACATTTTTCTGTGGTTTTGGTTCATTATTTTAACGATACTAACCACGTTAACGATGTTTTAtcgaattattattattttctcaCCACGAATGCGAGTTTATTTATTGCGATTAAGGTTTAG GTTAGTTCGTCGAGACGCTATTGAAATCATAGTAAGACGTTCTAAAATGGGCGATTGGTTTTTATTATATAGATTAGGAGAAAATTTAGATAGTATTATATTTCGTGATGTTATGCAAGATTTAGCGAATCGTCTACATAATAACCAACACCATCGTGTACCTG ATGTCGACAAAATTGAGTACGGCTTCGGAGtgaatttgttttga
- the LOC126572705 gene encoding innexin shaking-B isoform X5 yields the protein MLDIFRGLKSLVKISHVNTDSPVFRLHYSITVIILMSFSLIVTTRQYVGNPIDCVHTKDIPEDVLNTYCWIHSTYALKSLFLKKVGSDVPYPGVGNSEGKALDKKIYKYYQWVCFCLFFQAILFYTPRWLWKSWEGGKIHALMMDLDIGICSEIEKKQKKKLLLDYLWDNLRYHNWWAYRYYVCEFLSLCNVIGQMFLMNKFFDGEFMTFGLDVITHMEADQEDRMDPMIYIFPRMTKCTFYKYGVSGEVERHDAICILPLNVVNEKIYIFLWFWFIILTILTTLTMFYRIIIIFSPRMRVYLLRLRFRLVRRDAIEIIVRRSKMGDWFLLYRLGENLDSIIFRDVMQDLANRLHNNQHHRVPGMKDVDKIEYGFGVNLF from the exons ATGTTGGATATCTTCCGTGGTCTGAAGAGTCTCGTCAAGATCAGCCATGTAAATACCGACTCGCCCGTGTTCCGCCTGCACTACTCGATCACCGTGATCATCCTGATGTCCTTCTCGCTGATCGTCACCACCCGCCAATATGTCGGCAATCCGATAGACTGCGTGCACACCAAGGACATCCCGGAGGATGTGCTCAACACCTACTGCTGGATCCACTCGACCTACGCGCTCAAGAGTTTGTTTCTCAAGAAAGTGGGCAGCGATGTGCCGTACCCGGGTGTCGGCAACTCCGAGGGCAAGGCGCTGGATAAGAAAATTTACAAATACTATCAATGGGTCTGTTTCTGCCTCTTCTTCCAG GCCATACTTTTTTATACACCGAGATGGCTCTGGAAGTCGTGGGAAGGAGGCAAAATCCATGCGCTTATGATGGACTTAGACATAGGCATCTGttccgaaatcgaaaaaaagcaaaagaaaaagctgCTTCTTGACTACCTTTGGGACAACTTAAG GTATCACAATTGGTGGGCTTACAGATACTATGTTTGCGAGTTTTTATCACTTTGTAATGTGATAG GCCAAATGTTTCTAATGAACAAATTCTTCGACGGTGAATTCATGACGTTTGGGCTGGACGTAATAACGCACATGGAGGCTGACCAGGAAGATCGGATGGATCCGATGATCTACATTTTCCCGAGAATGACCAAATGTACATTCTACAAATATGGTGTCAGCGGCGAG GTTGAGCGACACGATGCCATATGTATTCTGCCACTGAATGTTGTAAACGAAAAAATCTACATTTTTCTGTGGTTTTGGTTCATTATTTTAACGATACTAACCACGTTAACGATGTTTTAtcgaattattattattttctcaCCACGAATGCGAGTTTATTTATTGCGATTAAGGTTTAG GTTAGTTCGTCGAGACGCTATTGAAATCATAGTAAGACGTTCTAAAATGGGCGATTGGTTTTTATTATATAGATTAGGAGAAAATTTAGATAGTATTATATTTCGTGATGTTATGCAAGATTTAGCGAATCGTCTACATAATAACCAACACCATCGTGTACCTGGTATGAAAG ATGTCGACAAAATTGAGTACGGCTTCGGAGtgaatttgttttga
- the LOC126572705 gene encoding innexin shaking-B isoform X4, with the protein MEFLRGVYAFMQVSRSSINHVKTDSSIFRLHTNATVILLVTFSIAVTTRQYVGNPIDCVHTRDIPEDVLNTYCWIHSTYTVVDAFMKKQGQEVPFPGVDNSQRSGALTIRHTKYYQWVAFTLFFQAILFYTPRWLWKSWEGGKIHALMMDLDIGICSEIEKKQKKKLLLDYLWDNLRYHNWWAYRYYVCEFLSLCNVIGQMFLMNKFFDGEFMTFGLDVITHMEADQEDRMDPMIYIFPRMTKCTFYKYGVSGEVERHDAICILPLNVVNEKIYIFLWFWFIILTILTTLTMFYRIIIIFSPRMRVYLLRLRFRLVRRDAIEIIVRRSKMGDWFLLYRLGENLDSIIFRDVMQDLANRLHNNQHHRVPGMKDVDKIEYGFGVNLF; encoded by the exons ATGGAGTTTTTAAGAGGCGTTTATGCATTTATGCAAGTGAGTAGGTCATCG ATAAACCATGTAAAGACAGATTCTTCAATCTTTCGACTACACACCAATGCCACGGTTATCCTCTTGGTAACGttttcgatcgcagttacAACAAGACAGTACGTCGGTAACCCAATAGACTGTGTACACACGCG AGATATTCCAGAGGACGTCTTGAATACCTACTGCTGGATCCACTCAACCTACACCGTGGTAGATGCATTTATGAAAAAGCAGGGCCAGGAAGTGCCATTTCCTGGGGTCGACAATTCACAACGAAGTGGTGCGTTAACGATAAGGCACACTAAATACTACCAATGGGTAGCGTTTACGCTGTTTTTTCAG GCCATACTTTTTTATACACCGAGATGGCTCTGGAAGTCGTGGGAAGGAGGCAAAATCCATGCGCTTATGATGGACTTAGACATAGGCATCTGttccgaaatcgaaaaaaagcaaaagaaaaagctgCTTCTTGACTACCTTTGGGACAACTTAAG GTATCACAATTGGTGGGCTTACAGATACTATGTTTGCGAGTTTTTATCACTTTGTAATGTGATAG GCCAAATGTTTCTAATGAACAAATTCTTCGACGGTGAATTCATGACGTTTGGGCTGGACGTAATAACGCACATGGAGGCTGACCAGGAAGATCGGATGGATCCGATGATCTACATTTTCCCGAGAATGACCAAATGTACATTCTACAAATATGGTGTCAGCGGCGAG GTTGAGCGACACGATGCCATATGTATTCTGCCACTGAATGTTGTAAACGAAAAAATCTACATTTTTCTGTGGTTTTGGTTCATTATTTTAACGATACTAACCACGTTAACGATGTTTTAtcgaattattattattttctcaCCACGAATGCGAGTTTATTTATTGCGATTAAGGTTTAG GTTAGTTCGTCGAGACGCTATTGAAATCATAGTAAGACGTTCTAAAATGGGCGATTGGTTTTTATTATATAGATTAGGAGAAAATTTAGATAGTATTATATTTCGTGATGTTATGCAAGATTTAGCGAATCGTCTACATAATAACCAACACCATCGTGTACCTGGTATGAAAG ATGTCGACAAAATTGAGTACGGCTTCGGAGtgaatttgttttga
- the LOC126572705 gene encoding innexin shaking-B isoform X6, whose protein sequence is MLDIFRGLKSLVKISHVNTDSPVFRLHYSITVIILMSFSLIVTTRQYVGNPIDCVHTKDIPEDVLNTYCWIHSTYALKSLFLKKVGSDVPYPGVGNSEGKALDKKIYKYYQWVCFCLFFQAILFYTPRWLWKSWEGGKIHALMMDLDIGICSEIEKKQKKKLLLDYLWDNLRYHNWWAYRYYVCEFLSLCNVIGQMFLMNKFFDGEFMTFGLDVITHMEADQEDRMDPMIYIFPRMTKCTFYKYGVSGEVERHDAICILPLNVVNEKIYIFLWFWFIILTILTTLTMFYRIIIIFSPRMRVYLLRLRFRLVRRDAIEIIVRRSKMGDWFLLYRLGENLDSIIFRDVMQDLANRLHNNQHHRVPGMKGEIQDA, encoded by the exons ATGTTGGATATCTTCCGTGGTCTGAAGAGTCTCGTCAAGATCAGCCATGTAAATACCGACTCGCCCGTGTTCCGCCTGCACTACTCGATCACCGTGATCATCCTGATGTCCTTCTCGCTGATCGTCACCACCCGCCAATATGTCGGCAATCCGATAGACTGCGTGCACACCAAGGACATCCCGGAGGATGTGCTCAACACCTACTGCTGGATCCACTCGACCTACGCGCTCAAGAGTTTGTTTCTCAAGAAAGTGGGCAGCGATGTGCCGTACCCGGGTGTCGGCAACTCCGAGGGCAAGGCGCTGGATAAGAAAATTTACAAATACTATCAATGGGTCTGTTTCTGCCTCTTCTTCCAG GCCATACTTTTTTATACACCGAGATGGCTCTGGAAGTCGTGGGAAGGAGGCAAAATCCATGCGCTTATGATGGACTTAGACATAGGCATCTGttccgaaatcgaaaaaaagcaaaagaaaaagctgCTTCTTGACTACCTTTGGGACAACTTAAG GTATCACAATTGGTGGGCTTACAGATACTATGTTTGCGAGTTTTTATCACTTTGTAATGTGATAG GCCAAATGTTTCTAATGAACAAATTCTTCGACGGTGAATTCATGACGTTTGGGCTGGACGTAATAACGCACATGGAGGCTGACCAGGAAGATCGGATGGATCCGATGATCTACATTTTCCCGAGAATGACCAAATGTACATTCTACAAATATGGTGTCAGCGGCGAG GTTGAGCGACACGATGCCATATGTATTCTGCCACTGAATGTTGTAAACGAAAAAATCTACATTTTTCTGTGGTTTTGGTTCATTATTTTAACGATACTAACCACGTTAACGATGTTTTAtcgaattattattattttctcaCCACGAATGCGAGTTTATTTATTGCGATTAAGGTTTAG GTTAGTTCGTCGAGACGCTATTGAAATCATAGTAAGACGTTCTAAAATGGGCGATTGGTTTTTATTATATAGATTAGGAGAAAATTTAGATAGTATTATATTTCGTGATGTTATGCAAGATTTAGCGAATCGTCTACATAATAACCAACACCATCGTGTACCTGGTATGAAAGGTGAAATACAGGATGCATGA
- the LOC126572705 gene encoding innexin shaking-B isoform X3, translating to MFSDCDNRKSFKSFRSASLVSSLLDGGGGGGSTKIHPLDPSITLEFESTDAPDRGGIHDSSKLLHMGRASSSRSSIDSRRGLQHKRSFSKKVKTNLAEGVPSYFRKNQGGPTQRAPINSPSSSNMEFLRGVYAFMQVSRSSINHVKTDSSIFRLHTNATVILLVTFSIAVTTRQYVGNPIDCVHTRDIPEDVLNTYCWIHSTYTVVDAFMKKQGQEVPFPGVDNSQRSGALTIRHTKYYQWVAFTLFFQAILFYTPRWLWKSWEGGKIHALMMDLDIGICSEIEKKQKKKLLLDYLWDNLRYHNWWAYRYYVCEFLSLCNVIGQMFLMNKFFDGEFMTFGLDVITHMEADQEDRMDPMIYIFPRMTKCTFYKYGVSGEVERHDAICILPLNVVNEKIYIFLWFWFIILTILTTLTMFYRIIIIFSPRMRVYLLRLRFRLVRRDAIEIIVRRSKMGDWFLLYRLGENLDSIIFRDVMQDLANRLHNNQHHRVPGMKGEIQDA from the exons ATGTTCAGTGATTGTGATAATCGTAAGAGTTTTAAATCATTTCGGAGTGCCTCGCTAGTGAGCTCGTTactcgacggtggtggcggtggcggatcGACAAAGATACACCCGCTGGATCCCAGTATCACCCTTGAGTTTGAATCAACCGATGCTCCTGACCGCGGGGGCATTCATGATTCCTCCAAACTGCTACACATGGGCAGAGCTAGTTCCAGCCGAAGCTCGATTGACTCTAGGAGAGGATTACAACACAAGAG ATCATTTTCAAAGAAAGTCAAAACAAATCTAGCTGAAGGAGTGCCATCCTATTTTAGAAAGAACCAGGGGGGGCCAACGCAGAGAGCCCCCATAAATTCACCTTCTAGTAGTAATATGGAGTTTTTAAGAGGCGTTTATGCATTTATGCAAGTGAGTAGGTCATCG ATAAACCATGTAAAGACAGATTCTTCAATCTTTCGACTACACACCAATGCCACGGTTATCCTCTTGGTAACGttttcgatcgcagttacAACAAGACAGTACGTCGGTAACCCAATAGACTGTGTACACACGCG AGATATTCCAGAGGACGTCTTGAATACCTACTGCTGGATCCACTCAACCTACACCGTGGTAGATGCATTTATGAAAAAGCAGGGCCAGGAAGTGCCATTTCCTGGGGTCGACAATTCACAACGAAGTGGTGCGTTAACGATAAGGCACACTAAATACTACCAATGGGTAGCGTTTACGCTGTTTTTTCAG GCCATACTTTTTTATACACCGAGATGGCTCTGGAAGTCGTGGGAAGGAGGCAAAATCCATGCGCTTATGATGGACTTAGACATAGGCATCTGttccgaaatcgaaaaaaagcaaaagaaaaagctgCTTCTTGACTACCTTTGGGACAACTTAAG GTATCACAATTGGTGGGCTTACAGATACTATGTTTGCGAGTTTTTATCACTTTGTAATGTGATAG GCCAAATGTTTCTAATGAACAAATTCTTCGACGGTGAATTCATGACGTTTGGGCTGGACGTAATAACGCACATGGAGGCTGACCAGGAAGATCGGATGGATCCGATGATCTACATTTTCCCGAGAATGACCAAATGTACATTCTACAAATATGGTGTCAGCGGCGAG GTTGAGCGACACGATGCCATATGTATTCTGCCACTGAATGTTGTAAACGAAAAAATCTACATTTTTCTGTGGTTTTGGTTCATTATTTTAACGATACTAACCACGTTAACGATGTTTTAtcgaattattattattttctcaCCACGAATGCGAGTTTATTTATTGCGATTAAGGTTTAG GTTAGTTCGTCGAGACGCTATTGAAATCATAGTAAGACGTTCTAAAATGGGCGATTGGTTTTTATTATATAGATTAGGAGAAAATTTAGATAGTATTATATTTCGTGATGTTATGCAAGATTTAGCGAATCGTCTACATAATAACCAACACCATCGTGTACCTGGTATGAAAGGTGAAATACAGGATGCATGA